TTAAGAAAGCCAAAAACATGCTAAGAATACACATTTGCTCATATCGACTATAGGTGGTCTTTGACAATATTGATTCAATCCCATATTGACGTTTCATTTATGACACTAAGATTTTGAATTTGGCGCGCGATGGTTGTCATAAGTCCATTACTCAAAAATGGCATCGATAAAACATGTCATTCTCAGCTATTTCATCAAACACATAGAGTATACActcttgaaataaattaaaaataatgataaaatacaAGCAAAGAATCATAACAaagataaaacataaaacattatttttgtCGTTTTAGAGACTGAATTAGAGACCAAATAGTAGGTTTAAGGACCTCCTATTTCCTCTCAATGTCATCTGCATAAAAACAAATGAGGAAGTTTATCCCAACCATCTAGAATACCATTAGCAAAATTGGTACTAAAGATAAACCACTagatttgatctagtggtgagagattttaGTACTACGCTATATGTTCTGGGTTCGATCTCAGCtcattgtaaccaaaaaaaaaaattggtactaAAGATGCAATATCATCGATCCACCTATACCCTTTCAAACGGGACATAAGTGCTGAGAAATATGGAATTATAAATTAGAAATTCAAGCCGGGTTCAACATATCAAATCCATACACCTCCAAACACATTACACACTCACACCAATCATGTTcgtattttataagtttttttttgtttgtattattatgtattttataagtttgttaaacGGCAAAACGCAATAGCATTATATATGTGcggcaaaagttaatatgcataaggggatgtttatgcatggtgcataagcccagaATTACTCACGCGCCCCCCAGAAGTTTCTCGCGCGCGCCCCCCAGCCCCCCCAAAGGCTCGCTATCCCCACCCCCTTTCTGCTGATGCAcacgttttgtttttatttttagcctactaggcctgaaagcccatattgctacgcgcgccccccaactgctacgccctccccccaattgctacgcgcccccccccccattttctagcccccaaatttctagccccccaatttctagcgcaccccccaggtttttttttttttttttagatttctagcgcacccctcagAATCGAATTTGAATGGCAATGAAGAACGTATGAATTAGAATCGAATTGGGTagcttggtttttctttttgtgatgaggttttttttagtgataaaatatttgtgtttttgatgaatggagacaaagtagagtgattaatttttttttttttataattgttgagtgattattggttagagaatcttgagatgttaatttggttcagtaatagtaataataatgaaggaatattatttcaataatacaataaattcaatattaaaaacacaatattgatttcaataaacacataaaaccattttataatacaaatggtttcactttttaactctctgaaaccatttaaccagcataatggtttccaggatttttaaaaccataaaaacacaatattgatttcaataaacacataaaaccattttataatacaaatggtttcactttttaactctctgaaaccatttaatcagcataatggtttccagaatttttaaaaccataaaaacacaatattgatttcaataaacacataaaaccattttataatacaaatggtttcactttttaactctctgaaaccatttaatcagcataatggtttccaggatttttaaaaccataaaaacacaatattgatttcaataaacacataaaagcaatttataatacaaatggtttcactttttaactctctgaaaccatttaaccaacacaatggtttccagaataattgtaacgaaaattcactgttcatcttctcttaCGCGAAATAGTGAAAACGTGATCACTGTTCATCCGcgatcactgttcatcttcttcaccttctctcacgaactcacaccttctctcacgaactccgattccaattcatctcagaaattgCAAAACTCCAATTCCGATTCCGATTCATCTCAGAAATTTCAATTCGTTCTCGTTTTCGTTCGATTCAAGAGAATTGATTTGTAAGATTCCGATTGGAAAACGAAGATAGCGAGAGCGAAGAAGATTGAAGAGCTTGCAGCGGTTACAGCGATGATGGtttggcatgattttagtttaaaactaactactaaaataattaaccatacataatctctgaaatttatccctaatcaataaaataaaataaaattcaatcaatcaaaattaaaagcgagataaaaaaaatctgaggggtgcgctaaaaattggggggctagaaaatggggggggcgcgtagcaattGGGGGGAGGGCGTAGCAGTTAgggggcgcgcgtagcaatatggggggcgcgctagaaattgggggctAGAAAATCGGGGGGCGCGTAGCAGTTGGGGGCGCGCATAGCAATTATGCACGGTGCATAAGCTTGGGCTTATGCACCTTAACCGGACCCATATGGCGTATTACAACtcagtgataaaaaaaaatgaaaggaatCTCCAATCtttcaataaataataattacataggAATTGGATCCTATTGAAATGAGTATAGaagaaaaagacaaaattatgaaaaaaataaaatactaaaataaaataaaataaagaaaaagacaaTGATAGTCATAAACTAGAGGTAACGGTCTCATTGGATATAACGTAAAGGATATAATAATCCCTGATATTTTGGTGCTAGTATAGTATATACCATACATTAATTGATATATAAGTAACACTTTTCACACTTAAATTCACAAGTTTTTGTGGAAAAGAGAGAAGATGGCAGCTGGTCAACTTGAGCATGAGTTAGAGCTGCATGTACCAGCTAGTGAGGCATGGGAACTCTTTGGCACCCTTGGTATTGGAAAATTGGTTGTGGAAGAGATGCCTCAATCGTTTCAGAAGGTGGAGCTAATTGAAGGAGATGGAGGACTTGGAACTATTCTCAAACTCACATTCACTCCAGGtatatcatttatatttttatagtaGCTTGTCACaactatatatacaaaaattctaTTACATCAATTGTAAACATATCGTCCCTTTAACTCACTAATCCAGATTCTTgtgtaagaaaaaaattatggtgGGTTCTCACtagaaaaaatattgaaaaatcaATAAGTTTATGTTTGGATTTACTTTTGTGGATGACGAAAGTGATTTTGAAAGTATAAgatcaattttgacattttttattaagATTGTTTGCTTTTGTctcaaaaattaatttgaaatagAAACTGAGATTTAAAGTTTTTCTCCAAACGTGATTCTTAATGTTTATATGTTCGACTCATTTTTATGTAAtgttttcaaattaataaatgaattaattgatGATTGAAAAAGATATTCAGATACTCGGGTCGGGACAATACAAAGCTATGGTATTTTGTTCTAACATAATTCCTTCTcacgaaaagaaaaaaaaaattagacaacTTAGGCCGCTATAGGGTAAATTATCGCCTCTCAGGGTAGACAGCAAGCGTCTTTATTATGGGCGCATTATGTTGAAATAATATTGATTGTTTTGGTTGGAATTGGATCAGGTGTACCTGGGCCAGCTGGTTACAGTGAGAAGTTCACCAAGATTGATCATAAAAACCGCATAAAAGAAACAGAGGTAGTTGAAGGTGGATATTTGGTGTTTGGCTTCACACTATTTAGAGTTCGCTTTGAAGTGATAGAGAAAGGTGAAGATTCAAGCATAATCAAATCTACAATAGAGTATGAAGTCAAAGAAGAGTATGCAGCCAATGCCTCACTTGTTTCAATCCAAACATTGGTAAACATTGTAGAAGTTGCAAAGAATTACCTCAACAGAAACAAGACTGCAAAAGAAGTGAAGTAGTCATCTCCATCTTttacttcaaaataaaaattgttgaaggGAAAACTAAGTGTCTTGTGACATTTCCTAGTTCATGaataaaatgatgaaattgTTTCTTTGCTTCCAACCTTTTGTTTCATTATCTAATTCACATCTTCATGTATTGTTGATTACTAGGTATAAGTATAAAAATCcttgtataattttattttctttttgaaatggTTTTATTTGTCTAAAGCTTTTCATAAAAAAGGTTTTTTCAAAGTAAGagaaacatttttaaaattgaaattttattaattaatgacaCTAATCACAATTTTACAACTATCTAAAAGAAGATTCGAACTCAATACATTGAGCTTGTGGTGCAGGCACTATTAGAAAATTCGCTTTTAGAGATCGATTTAGCGACCGAAATAATTTGGTCGctatagagaccgaattagagaccGAAATTTCGAGCATCAAAGTCAAAAAATAttcggtcgctaaatcggtcgctacGTAATTATAGAGACTGAATTAGAGGCCGGTAATTAGCGACCAATATTGCGGTCGATGtagagaccgaattagagaccAAAATTTTGAGTGTAAAAGTCAAAATATATTCGGTCGCTAAATCAGTCGCTATGTGATTATAGAGACCGAATTGGAGACCGATTATTAGCGACATTAGATCCGAcgcaaacaatttattttttttgaaaaatactaattatctgtatttattaattttttattttttttaaaatttttagatATTAAACATTAACAATTAACATTAACAATAATAGCGTGTTATTGCACTAACGTGTATAAATTAAGAATGAACTAGTAttcggacccgtgccaagcacgggttaaAAAGtgactataaaaattaatattttaatatttcaaattttataattatctaacacaaaaaataataaattacactaatatatatgtttaataagtcaccaaatttttttgtctttaaaaatctgTGTAACAAATTTTTctacttcaaaaattaaaatgccaataattaaataatgactaaaattttggaaaaaaaaaataaggccaaaaaatcatttttttaaataagggATCTAAACTttacttttatgaaaatatgaagaccaatatacatttaaatttatttttattacaaaaataatttaacacaattcaaatttgctaCGCACATAAAATAAAGTAGAGTAGTTACATTCGaagatcatctttttatttctaaatttttgactttctgtattttatttaaagtaaaatagttACATGCGAATATCATCTTTTTCTTACGATTAGCCTGACATAATTCGGTTCCTGCTTTATCCTTACTCAATCATCGGAAGTTGGACACTTCCTCTATTTTTACTCGATGTGGCCTCCAGGAAAAGACTTTCCTTCATTGTGCTCAGGACTATTCATTCTCTAGAAACCTTTGGCACCACATTGAATTCAATGACTGGACTTTCTTCTCTATAATTGACGCACATGATTGGCTCAAGGTTGGCTCCATGTGTACCCAAGCTAATTCCTTCTCGGCTGGTGTTTGGTGTATATGGAgatatcataatttaatttatttaaacaatGAATTTTGTCCTTAAATCAGCTATCCTTCAACATCCAGAGTTTGGTCGagattttcacatatttttcCTCCTCTAATCACGTTGGTACAGGTTCATCAAATGGAACAATGAAAACTTCTCTTGTGTGGTCCTCAACGTTGACGGTAGTTGTTTAGGTTCCCCGATTAGAGCTAGTTA
This portion of the Trifolium pratense cultivar HEN17-A07 linkage group LG3, ARS_RC_1.1, whole genome shotgun sequence genome encodes:
- the LOC123912995 gene encoding norbelladine synthase-like, which encodes MAAGQLEHELELHVPASEAWELFGTLGIGKLVVEEMPQSFQKVELIEGDGGLGTILKLTFTPGVPGPAGYSEKFTKIDHKNRIKETEVVEGGYLVFGFTLFRVRFEVIEKGEDSSIIKSTIEYEVKEEYAANASLVSIQTLVNIVEVAKNYLNRNKTAKEVK